In Drosophila miranda strain MSH22 chromosome XR, D.miranda_PacBio2.1, whole genome shotgun sequence, the genomic window TGCGCTCTGGCGCTGCAGCCTCGGCCTGCTCGGCCTCAGCGCTGCGCTGGAGATTATAGAAGGCCAACGGTGCCAGGGACTGCAAGTACTCCACACTGGGATATGCCGctggtggcggtggcagtggcatcaACCCGGCTTCTGTCTGGGTCTGTTCGTCTAAGTTCGGAGGCGACTGCTCGGTGGCCTTGCTCTGGCGCGGCGGCTTCACGGGCTGCTCCACATCCGAGGTGGCCGGCTCGCTGCTGGCCTGGCGGCTAGTCTGCGTCTCGGTGGTAAGTAGCGAGGGTCGCTGCTCCCGCACGCGCTCCACTATGTCGTCGATGAAGCCCGGCGGTAGTTCAATGTTTTGGACCACCAGTTGCCCGGACTTGCACTCCAGATCGTCTGCTTTGATGTGGCTGCCGTGCAGCTGCGAGACTTGGATCTGCCCCGCTTGCAGGGCATGGACACGAAGTCGCTCCACCTCCAGCTCGGCCAGGCGAGTGGGAACCTGCGGCTCTGGCGGGGATTGCAGGGACTGGATTGGCGTGAGCTCGCGGGCTGATTGCTCGGCAATCGTCAGagtggtggctgctgctgctacggTGGGGGGCTCGATGGCTGTGGTTGACTTGCGACGTGGCGGTGGCAGGGGCATATCTTCCGGCTCCTCGACATCCAGCTCGTCGTGGCCGTAAGCGGGTTCGGTGGGCAGAGTGGCCACAAATTTGGGCGTAACTTCGGCCTCGGTGGGTTCGCTGGCGGTGGTCTTCCGGATGGGTATCTCCACGGCAATGGTTTCTGTCTCAGATTGTGGTTTCTCCTCATCTTCAGAGTGTCGGTACTCGATCTCGGAGGGAGCGTGTTCCTCTTCATCCGACAGCGTGCCCTTCTCCTTTTGCCTGTAGTCGGACAGCTCCTTTTCCATGGCCTCTTGCAGCTCCTTTTCGAGGGCCTCGTCCAGTTCCTGCTCCCTGAGCTCCCTCACCAGCCGTGCTTCTTcatcttcctcctcctcctcgtcatACTGATCCGAGTACTTCTCTCCGGCATCCTCTTCCTCCTCGTACTCACTGTCCCTAAGGGTACGCTCTACCTCGTCGTCCTCCAGCCGGCTCTCGTAGTCGCTTTCCAGCTGggcctgctgcagctgctccaCCGCCGCATCCAGATCCGCTGAACTGGCCGCATAGTCGCTCAAGGCCACCTCTCCGTGCTCCTCTTCCTCCACATCGGATTTGCTCTGTACCGAGCTGTCCGAGAGCAGACCCTCCCGCcgcagctcctcctcctcgcgcCGAAGCTCGTCATCCGCCAGATCGGCGGCACTGATGGGTCGCACTATCAGCGAGGCTTGGACAGTGGCATCCTGCTCCTCGCCAGCCACCAGACTGGGCGTGGGGACGCGTCGCTCGATAACCACCGCCGAGGACGGCGTCTGGGGACGACTCAGAGACTTGGAACGGTCCGCCTGAGAGGAGGCCCGAGAGCGCTCCGACATGCTCCGTTGATTTGCATCCCTGAAGCGCTGCAGGCCCTTGGCCAACTGCTCGTCCTCTGTTAGCACACGGACGCCGTCCACCTCGTCCTGGGGCTCCTGCGTCTCGACGCTACGCAGCAGATCCTCGAGGGTCTTGCTGGCCGATCCGTCGGATCCCTGGGCGTTGGCTCGTCGAGGCTCAATGATCTTCATGTCCTCGGTGATCTCGAACTCCTCGCACACAAAGTCGTCGGGCAGCGGGTCCGTCTGTGTGGACACTTCCACCTCGAACTCCCCCTGGTCGTAGCTGTCCGCTTGGATGGAACTGGCCACCTGTTCGCTGTCCTCGTAGCTGTCGAGGGCATTGCTGCCAGCACGCGTGGAGCGCTTCTCGCGCGGTGGACGCGGTGGCGCCGGCAGTGGTCGGAACTTCATTTTGTTGATGACCTCGCCAGACTGGAGATTGGAGCGTGGGGACTCGGGACGCTCTAGGGCTCCAGGCTCCTCGTAgtcatcctcctcctcctgctgctgctgctgtgcctgTTGCTTctcgggctgctgctgcttctgcggCTGGGTCTCGTAGCTGGGGGAAAAGGTTGGAGGGAGGTGCATTAGATACATCTtggggcttgggcttgggcttccGTGCAATCGACAAAAGGCAAAAAAGGCAACAGGATGCTGGCCAACTCGTGTGTTGCAAGTGGATTCGTGTGTATCGTGTATTCATGTTTTATTTGGGTGTACGAGTACGTGGATTCCCGAGTGCAATCGATTCGATTCGGATCAGATTAGTAGCAGTAGCAAAAGCAGCAAGAGTAGCATTAGCTGTGCGTCTAACCCTTGGTCTTAGTCTAAGCTTAGCCTACAACTTAGTGGCAACAACAGAAATGAAAACTTAACAGAAAAACTTAACGAAAACGCAttcgaaacgaaacgaaagtcAAAGTAAAAATCAATCGAAAGGTCGGCCATCGCAACTCAAAAGGCAACAAAAGGCGACTCGGCCGACGGGCTGCTTCTCTTACTTCGACTTGATCATCATCTGGGGGATCTCGTCCAGACTGGCCGCCGATCTGCGGCGTGGCACCAGCGGCGAGTCCTCCATGGGTATATACTGCTGTGGCGGCGGTGGCCGGGCCGGTGGTGGGGATCCGCGTGAGCCGCGGATGCTGGGTAGCGTCGCGAATCGCTCGCCGGGCGATCGGGTGAACTTCTTCCTGCGCGCCGGGGGCGTGGGCTTGGGCAGGGGCTCCTTGCGCACCACCGCATAGCTAGAAGGAAGCGAGCAAGAAAGCCACACCTAGCGGAACATCCGTGACAGATATCTAGGTCTAGTAATGCTCACCCGTCGCTCTCCAACATGTCGATGACGAACCTCTCGTCGCTCTTGGTTCTGGATACTCCTTCCTCGTTGTCCTCCCCCATTTCGGGCTTTGTCTTCATGTCCAGGACCAGGGAGTCGGCACCGCGCGATGTCCTGTCGTCCTCGGAACGGGGTGTACGCACGGACGCGCCATCCGTGAAGTTGTCGGGCGTGGCTAGCGGTATGTGACGATATTCGTGCTCAGTGCGATAAACAATTACCTGGGAATCAGAATGGGAATTGGCAAAGGTTAGAATGGACTAGAGGTGGACTCCGCTACCTTCAAAGTAGTCCCAGATCTCTGCTTGGTACTCACATCTTCGTGTGGCTGCAAAAAGGTATTCGATACTGATCTACCACCAAAGCCATTAAAGAACGAGTCCGCATCCTTCTCAACGGATGCATCATCGCGTGTGCGTTTCTTGTGGCGCCTCGGGGCCAGCGGTAGGGCCTGTGGTCCTGCCTTCTCCATCGCCGCTGCTTCCTTCTCCAATTCGGTGATCTGCTGATCCCGCATCGGTGGCCTGAGGTACTCCTCATCGTCGTCAAAGTACTGGATGCTGCTGCCCCCATCAGCCATGTGCATGTCCTGGCTGCCGTCCACTGATAGCttgctgtggctgcggctgcgaGCCTTGCGCAGAGGTCTCTTAGGGGTGAAGTCACTGCCATTCTGGGACATGGACAGATCGTCGCCGTAGTCGCTGCGCTGGAACTCCTGCGAGTCGTCAATGTCCGGCCTATAGTTGCGATGCAGGCGCCGGGGCTTTGCCGGCGGTGCCTCGAAGTCTCCGTACTCGCCGGGGACAGGATCTGCGGAGTAGCCTACATGCTGGAGGGCATTGGGCGTGTCGTAACCCTCGCGAATGGCGGCGCTTATGTACTGCCGCAGCTGGATGTTATCCTCGGAGATGCCGCGCTTGCGCAGGAAGAActcgtcgtcgtcgatggGCTCCATTACCACCTTCTTGCCTGAACTGGCCGTGGAGTGGCTGTCGTAGTACTTGTGGTAGCCAGCCTCCGCCTCTAGCTCCGCCTTGCGCAGCAGCTTGTTCTTCTGTATGTCCTTCTCGGTCCAGCCCTCGGCATCGCGACTGTCCTCCGAGCGCAAATCGGAGTCCTGATGCACCATCGGGCGCCGCTTGAACTCGCGCGACCGCTTGCTGGAGATCTCGTGGATGGCCCGGTTCTCCTCATCGAACTCCGCAAACTGTTTGCTGTCGGCCACCACGCCCAGAATTCCCATCGTCTGGGGCTGCTGGGCCTCGCTGGCCGTGTCCTCGGTCCCCTCCAGGTCCTCCTTCATGCGTCGCTCCAGCGAGGACTCGCGGTCGAAGCTCTCTAGCTCGCTGCCGTAGCGCCTGTACCGCGATCCCTCGCTGTCGTTGTAGCTCACATCCGAGAACTTGTCCGCCCAGCGGGATCGCACCGGACCAGGACCACGATCTCCTTGCGGGGAGCTTGTGGAGGTCTGCGACGGCTGCGTCTCGGTGCTGGGGATCACGCTCAGACCCTCTGTGCCCAGCGACGACTCCAAAGCgggcggtggtggtggctcCTCTGTGGGCTTCTTTTTGCGGAAGGCGCGCGGATAGGTGCCAAAGTTGAACTCGAATTTCTTCTTGGGCGCAGGCTGAGCAGGGGCCTCGACCCCTCCTCCTGCCTCTGCACTGGTGGCCTGTGGCTCCTCGGACGTGAGCTCGCTCTCGTTCTCCTTGAAGCTCTTGCTGCGTCGCAGCTTCAGCGTGGAGAACTTCTCCGGCAGTTTGAACTTGGACATGTCCGGTTTGTTGAATTTTGTGAATTCCGGTCGCTTGAGTTCCCTGAACTTGGACATGTCGGGTCGCTTGATCTCGGGCATCTTCATCTTGGAGAATTCGGGCGCCTTGAAGCGCCTGCGTTCCTTGGCCTTGGCCTTGGGGCTGCCCGAGATCGGCTTGGGCTTGGCCTGCTGGCTGCTGCGGAGCTTGGTGCGCAGCTTTCCCGCCTGCTGTCGCAGACCGTCCTGCATCTTCTTGGTGCGGTCCTGGGCGCTGGCCATGAAGCTCTTCTTGCGGTTCTCCGGCTGCAGCGGCAGCTCCTCGAGGGCGCTCGAGTCCACCTGGCTGGTGTGTATTTCGTAGTCGGTGCGAGATTCGGTTCGGGGCGTTGTTCCTGCCGAGCTGTCGATGTCCATCGGCACCTGCAGCTCAGAGAGGGCGTGCGCTGGCACTAGCGCTGGCGCTGGCGAGGATTCGTGTGCCGGCGACACGCCCACGGGCTCGTATTCATGATCACTGCAAGaagagaaagggagagagagcacaTGGATTAGTAGACTGGAACGAAGGAAGGAGATCTGTGTGGAGTAGTGACAAGCGAAGGTTAGCAGGAGGCCGTCACCCGGTGTGGAAGGTGTGTGGTGGTGAGGTGGTTGTGGCGGTGGTGCCGAGAGGTCGGGGGTCTAGGCCGGACATAGGGTGGCATAGATGGCTTACCGAGAGAAGTAGGTCCGTTCGAGGAACTCTCTGTGTTCGATTTGGTTTTGGGTCAGGGGCGATTCGCTTGCGGAGGCGAAATCCGCAAGGCGCGACTTGCGTTCGTCAAAATGGAAACTAACCGTCTTTGTCatgccccgccccgccccgtaCAGCTGCTCCTGGGAGCCGCTGCTAAGGCGGGGGGCGCGGTCGTGCGACTGGGTGCGAGGCTCCCGGAACGAGGACTTGCGCTGCACCCCAAACCGTTGCTCTGAGGGCGACCGCAGGGGTCGATAGACGTGGCTGTCGGATATCTGTATGGGCACCGAGATGAGCGGACGACTGCCGCCGGTCTGCGAGGGTTCCCTGCTGGCTCCCCAGGAGGCCGTGTCCggcatctcgatctcgctggAGTAGAGATTCCTATTGCCAGCCATGAAGCTTCCGCCGCTCATGCTCACGCTCCCACTGCCGCCGCGTGGCAGGGCAGACACCACCACCGGAGCAAAGGCCTCGCTGATGTCCACCGAAGCCCGCTCCGAGGATGCCGCCCCAAAGTCCTCGCGACTGCTGTACATGGTCTGGGCGTGCGTCGGAGGAGCCGGTGGCTTTGCTGGCCGCGAGCCGTACTGGTCCATTTCGTCCACCTTCAGGGAGAAGGTCTCCGTGACACGCACAGCCAGCGGCTCCGCCTCTTTGCCCTTCATCGCGGCACCCGAGGTGGTTACAATGGACATGGCCTGCTGCTTGCCCTTGGAGAACACCGAGAGCATCTTCACGGGCGATGGCGACTTTTCGCgggagaagagagagagagagggcgtcCTCTCCCGTTTGGGACTGGGAGTGCGAGAGCGCTGGGGCGTCGGGGACTTCTGGCGTGGCTCCTTGGCAGCGAACATCGCCTTGAAGCGGGAGGTGTAGGAGCTCTTGACCTCGGGAGAGGCATCCTGCAGGTTGATGGCTGCCGTGGCTGCCTGGATCGTCTGCTGCTGTGGCGTGGGAGAAGCGGGTGCCCACTTGGAGGGACGTTCCGGCGAAAGCTGCCTCTCTGGCGTGTGCTGCCGTTTGAGGGGTTGCAAGGGAAGGGATGGCTCCGCTG contains:
- the LOC108152501 gene encoding uncharacterized protein LOC108152501 isoform X4, producing MEIEKPKSKSQQPQKMEPTDSKRSKKGRKSRPVQAPIEQELPQEQAQAQAQEQQQHHHPWDEGRAARTTPSPNRAIASTGTALTRFLTCMAPVIVSLPGSAPGSGAEQPTILLINGIADDSQLQDRQSKAAALRLALESNNHHSEANSSLGSHPVLSVPTTPGGSHLLDFESHLIENVVGQGSGVGIRELTPFEQELQQGTSKVGTDDAASVIEVEPAGAKTKQAIQTLAPPHQIAEVDETATPSEAVRRTAEQLVDEIEQALQQIPKVDETAPPSELVRRTAEQLVDEIERELIETLSKDVDEAKTEHDSQVKRDRDELSSLSQQVEVQLNELTSILKNKPQAEIVLELPEPEEEPRPLRHAANELKLVEVPTPKTEAEEQQRKEFIDSLPQIEQNAAGETETDAQRLSADCKREYYQSLKKYLLHSSQDKPPIPLQTYRWEDLRRARERGGYPWTHLYKRPLGPDEQPEIVLLLRKSQELRFKSESPKSLKKVRYDEQVLVKETERYIQDLSEDEALAHTSEDSSEESDSEAESESERETHNEDALSECISCVSDSVLAVGGHNKPRKTSRLAHIRDIIRRRRSGRTHEDAQSLPGTSANPSRQNSLHELAPPPGSLIPNTEKPPKSSKPKAKQSFDIMKKLKSLAERQKKRLNIKRITLKKDEKIVLGEQQKIMKLKASPKSDRGEIPHFIEKQDSDDILELVEYDESPCRKRNKEELEQEQREDMPSTSAAAGSVPQPDEIIELPVAKTETDAPALEVTEPQEEKIEDGTTADGDGTESPPKKTPRLRREHVYEEIGHQTPELVDQQSIIELDALKKSLTRQDHMAIDDIEAAKAVPLDRMGSSEEEQVASAVAGSGKSGALLAPLSSIDSTSSDEERARLAQLSPVAEESDIEPMEVADLRPALKKEASPAPSDKKVTFSHVEDEAEPHREDIELPEAVLEAAANAAKWKSESDHEYEPVGVSPAHESSPAPALVPAHALSELQVPMDIDSSAGTTPRTESRTDYEIHTSQVDSSALEELPLQPENRKKSFMASAQDRTKKMQDGLRQQAGKLRTKLRSSQQAKPKPISGSPKAKAKERRRFKAPEFSKMKMPEIKRPDMSKFRELKRPEFTKFNKPDMSKFKLPEKFSTLKLRRSKSFKENESELTSEEPQATSAEAGGGVEAPAQPAPKKKFEFNFGTYPRAFRKKKPTEEPPPPPALESSLGTEGLSVIPSTETQPSQTSTSSPQGDRGPGPVRSRWADKFSDVSYNDSEGSRYRRYGSELESFDRESSLERRMKEDLEGTEDTASEAQQPQTMGILGVVADSKQFAEFDEENRAIHEISSKRSREFKRRPMVHQDSDLRSEDSRDAEGWTEKDIQKNKLLRKAELEAEAGYHKYYDSHSTASSGKKVVMEPIDDDEFFLRKRGISEDNIQLRQYISAAIREGYDTPNALQHVGYSADPVPGEYGDFEAPPAKPRRLHRNYRPDIDDSQEFQRSDYGDDLSMSQNGSDFTPKRPLRKARSRSHSKLSVDGSQDMHMADGGSSIQYFDDDEEYLRPPMRDQQITELEKEAAAMEKAGPQALPLAPRRHKKRTRDDASVEKDADSFFNGFGGRSVSNTFLQPHEDVIVYRTEHEYRHIPLATPDNFTDGASVRTPRSEDDRTSRGADSLVLDMKTKPEMGEDNEEGVSRTKSDERFVIDMLESDGYETQPQKQQQPEKQQAQQQQQEEEDDYEEPGALERPESPRSNLQSGEVINKMKFRPLPAPPRPPREKRSTRAGSNALDSYEDSEQVASSIQADSYDQGEFEVEVSTQTDPLPDDFVCEEFEITEDMKIIEPRRANAQGSDGSASKTLEDLLRSVETQEPQDEVDGVRVLTEDEQLAKGLQRFRDANQRSMSERSRASSQADRSKSLSRPQTPSSAVVIERRVPTPSLVAGEEQDATVQASLIVRPISAADLADDELRREEEELRREGLLSDSSVQSKSDVEEEEHGEVALSDYAASSADLDAAVEQLQQAQLESDYESRLEDDEVERTLRDSEYEEEEDAGEKYSDQYDEEEEEDEEARLVRELREQELDEALEKELQEAMEKELSDYRQKEKGTLSDEEEHAPSEIEYRHSEDEEKPQSETETIAVEIPIRKTTASEPTEAEVTPKFVATLPTEPAYGHDELDVEEPEDMPLPPPRRKSTTAIEPPTVAAAATTLTIAEQSARELTPIQSLQSPPEPQVPTRLAELEVERLRVHALQAGQIQVSQLHGSHIKADDLECKSGQLVVQNIELPPGFIDDIVERVREQRPSLLTTETQTSRQASSEPATSDVEQPVKPPRQSKATEQSPPNLDEQTQTEAGLMPLPPPPAAYPSVEYLQSLAPLAFYNLQRSAEAEQAEAAAPERKAPHKCRRRHVQEQADAESGSELEDQLVERPRSRSSRRSRTRSATQPVEEYDEDQPRTVVQAGRQFISACSLELVNIINQLTHYVRGEAMEPQQQQQSRNISALMVLFILITFGVLVFLLTGRQVHTHHWDYFNPPGNEGRQT
- the LOC108152501 gene encoding uncharacterized protein LOC108152501 isoform X3, producing the protein MEIEKPKSKSQQPQKMEPTDSKRSKKGRKSRPVQAPIEQELPQEQAQAQAQEQQQHHHPWDEVSLPGSAPGSGAEQPTILLINGIADDSQLQDRQSKAAALRLALESNNHHSEANSSLGSHPVLSVPTTPGGSHLLDFESHLIENVVGQGSGVGIRELTPFEQELQQGTSKVGTDDAASVIEVEPAGAKTKQAIQTLAPPHQIAEVDETATPSEAVRRTAEQLVDEIEQALQQIPKVDETAPPSELVRRTAEQLVDEIERELIETLSKDVDEAKTEHDSQVKRDRDELSSLSQQVEVQLNELTSILKNKPQAEIVLELPEPEEEPRPLRHAANELKLVEVPTPKTEAEEQQRKEFIDSLPQIEQNAAGETETDAQRLSADCKREYYQSLKKYLLHSSQDKPPIPLQTYRWEDLRRARERGGYPWTHLYKRPLGPDEQPEIVLLLRKSQELRFKSESPKSLKKVRYDEQVLVKETERYIQDLSEDEALAHTSEDSSEESDSEAESESERETHNEDALSECISCVSDSVLAVGGHNKPRKTSRLAHIRDIIRRRRSGRTHEDAQSLPGTSANPSRQNSLHELAPPPGSLIPNTEKPPKSSKPKAKQSFDIMKKLKSLAERQKKRLNIKRITLKKDEKIVLGEQQKIMKLKASPKSDRGEIPHFIEKQDSDDILELVEYDESPCRKRNKEELEQEQREDMPSTSAAAGSVPQPDEIIELPVAKTETDAPALEVTEPQEEKIEDGTTADGDGTESPPKKTPRLRREHVYEEIGHQTPELVDQQSIIELDALKKSLTRQDHMAIDDIEAAKAVPLDRMGSSEEEQVASAVAGSGKSGALLAPLSSIDSTSSDEERARLAQLSPVAEESDIEPMEVADLRPALKKEASPAPSDKKVTFSHVEDEAEPHREDIELPEAVLEAAANAAKWKSESDHEYEPVGVSPAHESSPAPALVPAHALSELQVPMDIDSSAGTTPRTESRTDYEIHTSQVDSSALEELPLQPENRKKSFMASAQDRTKKMQDGLRQQAGKLRTKLRSSQQAKPKPISGSPKAKAKERRRFKAPEFSKMKMPEIKRPDMSKFRELKRPEFTKFNKPDMSKFKLPEKFSTLKLRRSKSFKENESELTSEEPQATSAEAGGGVEAPAQPAPKKKFEFNFGTYPRAFRKKKPTEEPPPPPALESSLGTEGLSVIPSTETQPSQTSTSSPQGDRGPGPVRSRWADKFSDVSYNDSEGSRYRRYGSELESFDRESSLERRMKEDLEGTEDTASEAQQPQTMGILGVVADSKQFAEFDEENRAIHEISSKRSREFKRRPMVHQDSDLRSEDSRDAEGWTEKDIQKNKLLRKAELEAEAGYHKYYDSHSTASSGKKVVMEPIDDDEFFLRKRGISEDNIQLRQYISAAIREGYDTPNALQHVGYSADPVPGEYGDFEAPPAKPRRLHRNYRPDIDDSQEFQRSDYGDDLSMSQNGSDFTPKRPLRKARSRSHSKLSVDGSQDMHMADGGSSIQYFDDDEEYLRPPMRDQQITELEKEAAAMEKAGPQALPLAPRRHKKRTRDDASVEKDADSFFNGFGGRSVSNTFLQPHEDVIVYRTEHEYRHIPLATPDNFTDGASVRTPRSEDDRTSRGADSLVLDMKTKPEMGEDNEEGVSRTKSDERFVIDMLESDGYAVVRKEPLPKPTPPARRKKFTRSPGERFATLPSIRGSRGSPPPARPPPPQQYIPMEDSPLVPRRRSAASLDEIPQMMIKSNYETQPQKQQQPEKQQAQQQQQEEEDDYEEPGALERPESPRSNLQSGEVINKMKFRPLPAPPRPPREKRSTRAGSNALDSYEDSEQVASSIQADSYDQGEFEVEVSTQTDPLPDDFVCEEFEITEDMKIIEPRRANAQGSDGSASKTLEDLLRSVETQEPQDEVDGVRVLTEDEQLAKGLQRFRDANQRSMSERSRASSQADRSKSLSRPQTPSSAVVIERRVPTPSLVAGEEQDATVQASLIVRPISAADLADDELRREEEELRREGLLSDSSVQSKSDVEEEEHGEVALSDYAASSADLDAAVEQLQQAQLESDYESRLEDDEVERTLRDSEYEEEEDAGEKYSDQYDEEEEEDEEARLVRELREQELDEALEKELQEAMEKELSDYRQKEKGTLSDEEEHAPSEIEYRHSEDEEKPQSETETIAVEIPIRKTTASEPTEAEVTPKFVATLPTEPAYGHDELDVEEPEDMPLPPPRRKSTTAIEPPTVAAAATTLTIAEQSARELTPIQSLQSPPEPQVPTRLAELEVERLRVHALQAGQIQVSQLHGSHIKADDLECKSGQLVVQNIELPPGFIDDIVERVREQRPSLLTTETQTSRQASSEPATSDVEQPVKPPRQSKATEQSPPNLDEQTQTEAGLMPLPPPPAAYPSVEYLQSLAPLAFYNLQRSAEAEQAEAAAPERKAPHKCRRRHVQEQADAESGSELEDQLVERPRSRSSRRSRTRSATQPVEEYDEDQPRTVVQAGRQFISACSLELVNIINQLTHYVRGEAMEPQQQQQSRNISALMVLFILITFGVLVFLLTGRQVHTHHWDYFNPPGNEGRQT
- the LOC108152501 gene encoding uncharacterized protein LOC108152501 isoform X8 translates to MEIEKPKSKSQQPQKMEPTDSKRSKKGRKSRPVQAPIEQELPQEQAQAQAQEQQQHHHPWDEVSLPGSAPGSGAEQPTILLINGIADDSQLQDRQSKAAALRLALESNNHHSEANSSLGSHPVLSVPTTPGGSHLLDFESHLIENVVGQGSGVGIRELTPFEQELQQGTSKVGTDDAASVIEVEPAGAKTKQAIQTLAPPHQIAEVDETATPSEAVRRTAEQLVDEIEQALQQIPKVDETAPPSELVRRTAEQLVDEIERELIETLSKDVDEAKTEHDSQVKRDRDELSSLSQQVEVQLNELTSILKNKPQAEIVLELPEPEEEPRPLRHAANELKLVEVPTPKTEAEEQQRKEFIDSLPQIEQNAAGETETDAQRLSADCKREYYQSLKKYLLHSSQDKPPIPLQTYRWEDLRRARERGGYPWTHLYKRPLGPDEQPEIVLLLRKSQELRFKSESPKSLKKVRYDEQVLVKETERYIQDLSEDEALAHTSEDSSEESDSEAESESERETHNEDALSECISCVSDSVLAVGGHNKPRKTSRLAHIRDIIRRRRSGRTHEDAQSLPGTSANPSRQNSLHELAPPPGSLIPNTEKPPKSSKPKAKQSFDIMKKLKSLAERQKKRLNIKRITLKKDEKIVLGEQQKIMKLKASPKSDRGEIPHFIEKQDSDDILELVEYDESPCRKRNKEELEQEQREDMPSTSAAAGSVPQPDEIIELPVAKTETDAPALEVTEPQEEKIEDGTTADGDGTESPPKKTPRLRREHVYEEIGHQTPELVDQQSIIELDALKKSLTRQDHMAIDDIEAAKAVPLDRMGSSEEEQVASAVAGSGKSGALLAPLSSIDSTSSDEERARLAQLSPVAEESDIEPMEVADLRPALKKEASPAPSDKKVTFSHVEDEAEPHREDIELPEAVLEAAANAAKWKSESDHEYEPVGVSPAHESSPAPALVPAHALSELQVPMDIDSSAGTTPRTESRTDYEIHTSQVDSSALEELPLQPENRKKSFMASAQDRTKKMQDGLRQQAGKLRTKLRSSQQAKPKPISGSPKAKAKERRRFKAPEFSKMKMPEIKRPDMSKFRELKRPEFTKFNKPDMSKFKLPEKFSTLKLRRSKSFKENESELTSEEPQATSAEAGGGVEAPAQPAPKKKFEFNFGTYPRAFRKKKPTEEPPPPPALESSLGTEGLSVIPSTETQPSQTSTSSPQGDRGPGPVRSRWADKFSDVSYNDSEGSRYRRYGSELESFDRESSLERRMKEDLEGTEDTASEAQQPQTMGILGVVADSKQFAEFDEENRAIHEISSKRSREFKRRPMVHQDSDLRSEDSRDAEGWTEKDIQKNKLLRKAELEAEAGYHKYYDSHSTASSGKKVVMEPIDDDEFFLRKRGISEDNIQLRQYISAAIREGYDTPNALQHVGYSADPVPGEYGDFEAPPAKPRRLHRNYRPDIDDSQEFQRSDYGDDLSMSQNGSDFTPKRPLRKARSRSHSKLSVDGSQDMHMADGGSSIQYFDDDEEYLRPPMRDQQITELEKEAAAMEKAGPQALPLAPRRHKKRTRDDASVEKDADSFFNGFGGRSVSNTFLQPHEDVIVYRTEHEYRHIPLATPDNFTDGASVRTPRSEDDRTSRGADSLVLDMKTKPEMGEDNEEGVSRTKSDERFVIDMLESDGYETQPQKQQQPEKQQAQQQQQEEEDDYEEPGALERPESPRSNLQSGEVINKMKFRPLPAPPRPPREKRSTRAGSNALDSYEDSEQVASSIQADSYDQGEFEVEVSTQTDPLPDDFVCEEFEITEDMKIIEPRRANAQGSDGSASKTLEDLLRSVETQEPQDEVDGVRVLTEDEQLAKGLQRFRDANQRSMSERSRASSQADRSKSLSRPQTPSSAVVIERRVPTPSLVAGEEQDATVQASLIVRPISAADLADDELRREEEELRREGLLSDSSVQSKSDVEEEEHGEVALSDYAASSADLDAAVEQLQQAQLESDYESRLEDDEVERTLRDSEYEEEEDAGEKYSDQYDEEEEEDEEARLVRELREQELDEALEKELQEAMEKELSDYRQKEKGTLSDEEEHAPSEIEYRHSEDEEKPQSETETIAVEIPIRKTTASEPTEAEVTPKFVATLPTEPAYGHDELDVEEPEDMPLPPPRRKSTTAIEPPTVAAAATTLTIAEQSARELTPIQSLQSPPEPQVPTRLAELEVERLRVHALQAGQIQVSQLHGSHIKADDLECKSGQLVVQNIELPPGFIDDIVERVREQRPSLLTTETQTSRQASSEPATSDVEQPVKPPRQSKATEQSPPNLDEQTQTEAGLMPLPPPPAAYPSVEYLQSLAPLAFYNLQRSAEAEQAEAAAPERKAPHKCRRRHVQEQADAESGSELEDQLVERPRSRSSRRSRTRSATQPVEEYDEDQPRTVVQAGRQFISACSLELVNIINQLTHYVRGEAMEPQQQQQSRNISALMVLFILITFGVLVFLLTGRQVHTHHWDYFNPPGNEGRQT